The genomic stretch CGGTAGGCATGGCCGCCGACTGCATCGGGACGGAAGTGGAAAAAGCCGCCGGTGCGCTAAAGCCGGGGGACATTCTCATGCTGGAAAACCTGCGCTTCCACAAAGAGGAAGAAGCCGGGGACGCCGGGTTCGCCAAAGCGCTGGCCAGCCTGGGGGACGTCTATATCAATGACGCATTCGGTACCTCACACCGCGCCCACGCTTCCATATCCGGCATCGCGCAATACCTGCCGGCGGCGGCGGGGTTCCTGCTGGAAAAAGAAATAAATACCCTCGGCGGGCTGCTGGAAAAGCCGGAGCACCCCTTTACCGCGTTGTTCGGCGGGGCCAAGGTAAGCGATAAGGTGGCGGTGCTCAAGAATATCATGGGCAAGGTCGACTGTTTGCTTATCGGCGGAGGTATGGCGGCTACCTTCCTGAAAAACGAGAAGTATGAAGTCGGCAAGTCACTGGTAGAGGCTGACAGCCTGGGTGTGGCGGCGGAACTGATGCAGGAAGCTGATGCAAAAGGCGTTAAGCTGCTCCTGCCGGTGGACGTGGTAATAACGGATAAAATAGACGGCAGCGCGGCGGTACAGACGGTAGCCGTAAACAGGGTGCCGCCGGATAAAATGATTGTGGACATCGGGCCGGAAACGGTCAGTGCTTTCAAG from Dehalococcoidales bacterium encodes the following:
- a CDS encoding phosphoglycerate kinase, which translates into the protein MNKMTVRDIEVAGKRVLVRVDFNVPLDEKTGAITDDSRIRAAVPTIKYLLERKARVILMSHFGRPKGKVVPSMSLKPTAQRLSEILGKPVGMAADCIGTEVEKAAGALKPGDILMLENLRFHKEEEAGDAGFAKALASLGDVYINDAFGTSHRAHASISGIAQYLPAAAGFLLEKEINTLGGLLEKPEHPFTALFGGAKVSDKVAVLKNIMGKVDCLLIGGGMAATFLKNEKYEVGKSLVEADSLGVAAELMQEADAKGVKLLLPVDVVITDKIDGSAAVQTVAVNRVPPDKMIVDIGPETVSAFKKELEKSKTVFWNGPMGISEIPQFAKGTETLAKLLPQLKAKTIVGGGSTAEVIDALGLADKVTFVSTGGGASLEFLGGDALPGVTALMDKNK